A window of the Lolium perenne isolate Kyuss_39 chromosome 7, Kyuss_2.0, whole genome shotgun sequence genome harbors these coding sequences:
- the LOC139833653 gene encoding uncharacterized protein yields MNKELFLKIVYGVRKYDNYFMTKQDGRGLWGFTSIEKCNDAMRCLAYRAPPDTTNAYLRMEELTCIETLYKFCRAVTMTTPAPANEMGAYFATCQEAARKDVERAFGVLQQHLAVVRYPTLTWSESQM; encoded by the exons atgaacaaggagcTGTTCTTGAAGATTGTCTACGGCGTCAGGAAGTACGACAACTACTTCATGACCAAGCAAGATGGCAGAGGTTTGTGGGGCTTCACCTCAATTGAGAAGTGCAATGATGCAATGCGATGTCTTGCATACAGAGCTCCTCCAGATACAACAAACGCCTACCTACGGATGGAAGAGTTGACATGTATAGAGACTctctacaagttttgccgagccgtcACAATG acaaccCCGGCTCCAGCAAACGAGATGGGCGCTTACTTTGCGACATGCCAGGAAGCAGCTCGCAAGGACGTTGAGCGTGCTTTTGGGGTGCTTCAGCAGCATTTAGCCGTTGTCAGGTACCCTACTCTCACTTGGTCTGAGTCTCAGATGTGA